One region of Limnospira fusiformis SAG 85.79 genomic DNA includes:
- a CDS encoding cache domain-containing protein: MVYSNFWTDFMRQDFAFDEQGNRTEQIGTLEQPYDPRQRPWYKAAQAEGKAVWSEIYLSFSTLLPTITASLPVYSLTDSSLIGVCATDFFLPQEVSWFLRNLEIGKTGTAFIMERSGKLVATSTGEPTFKIVGDDRERLLAIASENDAVRSTANYLSDRFNDLSNIQTVEKLDFQWQGERQYVQVVPFRDGNLDWLVVVTIPESDFMSEINASRQKSIGLSFGALIIAIAVGIFTSRWVTRPILRVSHAADELAQGELDQQVKPSPIIEIDRLAKSFNSMAQQLKQSFSALRQSEATNRAIVNTIPDLMIRAKGDGSYLDVVGSDRLEGVDSSGDQFLTSNRLPKAITIQEYLLDNNKQLIKNI, from the coding sequence ATGGTGTATAGCAATTTCTGGACTGACTTTATGCGCCAGGATTTTGCTTTTGATGAACAAGGAAATCGGACTGAACAAATTGGCACTCTTGAACAACCTTATGATCCACGCCAAAGACCTTGGTATAAAGCCGCTCAGGCTGAAGGTAAGGCTGTGTGGAGTGAGATTTATCTTTCTTTCTCCACCCTATTACCTACCATAACAGCAAGTCTCCCAGTTTATAGTTTAACCGATAGTTCTCTGATCGGGGTTTGTGCAACTGACTTTTTTTTACCCCAAGAAGTGAGTTGGTTTTTGCGAAATTTGGAGATTGGTAAAACTGGGACGGCTTTTATTATGGAGCGTTCCGGTAAATTGGTGGCTACTTCTACGGGAGAACCTACTTTTAAAATTGTTGGAGATGATCGTGAACGATTGTTGGCGATCGCCAGTGAAAATGACGCAGTGCGCTCTACGGCTAATTACCTGAGCGATCGCTTTAATGATCTCAGCAATATTCAAACTGTTGAAAAATTAGATTTTCAGTGGCAGGGTGAGCGACAATATGTTCAAGTTGTGCCATTTCGAGATGGAAATTTGGATTGGTTAGTAGTTGTAACCATTCCGGAATCGGATTTTATGAGCGAAATTAATGCCAGTCGTCAAAAGTCTATTGGGTTAAGTTTCGGGGCGTTAATAATAGCGATCGCTGTCGGAATTTTCACCTCTCGCTGGGTGACTCGACCGATTTTGCGCGTTTCCCATGCGGCTGATGAATTAGCGCAAGGTGAACTAGATCAACAGGTAAAACCTAGCCCAATTATTGAAATCGATCGCTTGGCGAAGTCTTTTAATAGTATGGCACAACAACTGAAACAATCATTTTCTGCCCTCCGCCAAAGTGAAGCGACTAATCGCGCCATTGTTAATACTATTCCAGATTTAATGATTCGCGCTAAGGGGGATGGTAGTTATCTTGATGTGGTGGGTAGTGATCGGCTGGAGGGAGTAGATAGTAGTGGCGACCAATTTTTAACCTCTAATCGATTGCCAAAGGCAATCACTATTCAGGAGTATTTACTCGATAATAATAAACAATTAATTAAGAATATTTAA
- a CDS encoding PAS domain-containing protein, protein MNKEVQIMVLSEDEVLIIVRDITDRKQAEEALRIAEENYRSIFENALEGIFQSSPQGKFINANPALAKIYGYDSPEEMMASITNISEQLYVDQEKRTEFRYLLSKQNSVKDFEYRCYCKDGSIIWIQIDARVVNDNNGNVLYYEGIVQDITERKRKEEELKRQLQELQIEIDHKKRQKEVASLTESSYFQEVQQEISNVNLDEFWS, encoded by the coding sequence GTGAATAAAGAGGTGCAAATTATGGTTTTGTCAGAAGATGAAGTTTTGATTATCGTGCGAGATATTACCGATCGTAAACAAGCAGAAGAAGCCTTGCGTATTGCTGAGGAAAACTACCGCAGCATTTTTGAAAATGCTTTAGAAGGGATTTTTCAATCGTCCCCTCAAGGAAAATTTATTAATGCTAATCCTGCTTTAGCCAAAATTTATGGCTATGATTCTCCTGAAGAAATGATGGCAAGTATTACCAACATTAGTGAGCAGCTTTATGTAGACCAGGAAAAAAGAACCGAGTTTAGATATTTGTTATCTAAACAAAATTCAGTCAAAGATTTTGAATATCGTTGTTACTGCAAGGATGGTAGTATTATCTGGATTCAAATTGATGCGCGTGTTGTGAATGATAACAATGGCAATGTGTTGTATTACGAAGGCATTGTTCAAGATATTACTGAACGGAAGCGCAAGGAGGAGGAACTCAAGCGACAATTGCAAGAGTTGCAAATTGAAATTGATCACAAAAAACGTCAGAAAGAAGTGGCTAGTTTAACTGAGAGTAGTTATTTCCAGGAAGTTCAGCAGGAAATATCTAACGTTAACCTGGATGAATTCTGGAGTTGA
- a CDS encoding Hfq-related RNA-binding protein produces MPEFNTDLPSIRKLQTYIKDKPTVEIQLLTKDLLEGKIIWQDPNCICLQPPQGEPILIWREAIAYIQAKS; encoded by the coding sequence ATGCCTGAGTTTAATACCGATTTACCAAGCATCCGCAAGTTACAAACCTACATCAAGGATAAACCCACTGTTGAGATTCAATTACTCACCAAAGATCTGCTAGAGGGCAAAATCATCTGGCAAGATCCTAACTGTATCTGTTTACAGCCCCCACAGGGGGAACCGATTTTGATCTGGCGAGAGGCGATCGCTTACATACAAGCCAAATCTTGA
- the dapF gene encoding diaminopimelate epimerase, which produces MAIEFTKYHGLGNDFILIDNRHQSEPICTQRQAVQMCDRHFGIGADGVIFALPGDGASDYTMRIFNSDGSEPEMCGNGIRCLAKFITELEGKTGTAIAYKINTAAGVICPELLTDGQVKVDMGLPRLLAAEIPTTLSENNLKVIDVPLEVAGQVLSVTCVSMGNPHCITFVDDVASVPLTEIGPLFEHHPAFPERTNTEFIEVVRPDYVKMRVWERGAGITLACGTGACASVVAGVLTQRCDRQVTVELPGGCLQIEWSATDQRLYMTGPAQAVFQGQLTFPINNNQ; this is translated from the coding sequence ATGGCAATTGAGTTTACAAAGTATCACGGTTTGGGCAATGATTTTATTCTGATTGATAACCGTCATCAGTCGGAGCCGATTTGTACACAGAGACAAGCTGTGCAAATGTGCGATCGCCATTTTGGTATTGGTGCTGATGGGGTAATCTTTGCGCTTCCCGGTGACGGGGCTAGTGACTACACCATGAGAATATTTAACTCTGATGGGTCAGAACCGGAAATGTGCGGGAATGGAATTCGCTGTCTGGCTAAGTTTATCACTGAGTTGGAAGGAAAAACTGGGACGGCGATCGCTTATAAAATTAATACCGCCGCCGGGGTCATCTGTCCCGAACTTTTAACCGATGGTCAGGTTAAAGTAGATATGGGATTACCACGGCTACTGGCTGCGGAAATTCCCACTACCCTATCTGAAAATAACCTCAAGGTGATCGATGTTCCCCTAGAGGTAGCAGGACAGGTTCTGTCTGTTACCTGCGTCAGTATGGGAAACCCCCACTGCATCACCTTTGTAGATGATGTAGCTAGTGTTCCATTAACGGAGATTGGACCGTTGTTTGAACATCATCCCGCTTTTCCTGAACGAACCAATACAGAATTTATTGAAGTAGTGCGACCAGATTATGTCAAAATGCGGGTTTGGGAAAGGGGCGCTGGTATAACTTTAGCCTGTGGAACCGGGGCTTGTGCTTCTGTGGTGGCGGGAGTGTTGACCCAAAGATGCGATCGCCAAGTAACTGTAGAACTTCCAGGGGGTTGTCTACAAATTGAATGGTCAGCTACAGACCAACGGTTATACATGACTGGACCAGCGCAAGCAGTTTTCCAAGGTCAGTTAACCTTTCCAATCAACAATAATCAATAA
- a CDS encoding branched-chain amino acid aminotransferase, with translation MNNPHLHLRIETTKKSRIKELDTEPIPFGKIFSDHMLVANYSQGNWQDVQIIPYGPIDLSPATSALHYGQAIFEGMKAYKNSNGEPLLFRPDANHQRINQSAERLCMPAIPESIFIDGLKELIKLDDDWIPNKNGSVLYIRPIYFAVDESVGLKPSDSYKFIIISCPVGAYYSHPVKLIVTEKYVRAFEGGTGAAKVAGNYAASLIADREAKEKGYDNVIWLDGIHRRYIEECGTMNLAFVIDGVVVTPKLTGTILAGITRDSVLTLCRDWGIPVEERAIAIDEIVQAYHQGTLTEAFGMGTAATIAHISTIGYQGEDMILPPVSDRKVANQVFQKLEEIKTGRTEDIHNWICRP, from the coding sequence ATGAACAATCCGCATCTGCACTTACGAATTGAGACTACCAAAAAATCCCGTATTAAAGAACTAGATACCGAACCGATACCCTTCGGCAAAATCTTCAGTGATCATATGTTGGTGGCTAACTATAGCCAGGGGAATTGGCAGGATGTTCAAATTATCCCTTATGGTCCGATAGACCTATCACCCGCTACGTCTGCTCTCCACTACGGACAGGCGATTTTTGAAGGTATGAAAGCCTATAAAAACTCCAATGGTGAGCCACTATTATTCCGACCGGATGCCAACCATCAACGGATTAATCAATCCGCCGAAAGGTTATGTATGCCAGCTATTCCCGAATCCATTTTTATTGATGGATTGAAAGAGTTAATTAAGTTAGATGATGATTGGATTCCTAATAAAAATGGCAGCGTTTTATATATTAGACCCATTTACTTTGCTGTTGATGAATCGGTCGGATTAAAACCCTCAGATTCCTATAAATTTATCATTATCTCCTGTCCGGTAGGCGCTTATTATTCTCATCCAGTTAAATTGATTGTCACGGAAAAATATGTGAGAGCATTTGAAGGGGGAACCGGTGCGGCTAAGGTAGCCGGAAACTACGCCGCCAGCCTTATAGCAGACCGAGAAGCTAAAGAGAAAGGCTATGATAATGTAATTTGGCTCGATGGTATTCATCGCCGATATATCGAAGAATGTGGCACGATGAACCTAGCATTTGTGATTGATGGAGTAGTTGTCACCCCGAAATTAACCGGAACTATTTTAGCTGGAATTACCCGCGATAGTGTGTTAACCTTATGTCGTGATTGGGGCATTCCGGTAGAAGAAAGGGCGATCGCCATTGATGAAATAGTCCAAGCCTACCATCAAGGAACTCTCACGGAAGCCTTTGGTATGGGAACAGCAGCAACTATCGCCCATATTTCCACCATTGGATATCAGGGAGAAGACATGATTTTACCTCCGGTAAGCGATCGCAAAGTAGCCAATCAAGTTTTCCAGAAACTCGAAGAAATAAAAACCGGGAGAACAGAAGATATCCACAATTGGATATGTAGACCATAG
- the speE gene encoding polyamine aminopropyltransferase: MAGSEVQADFWMTEYITPWDIYAHGVIDVLAHKKTPYQEMYIVETGAYGKALVLDGKWQSCTGDEFLYHEPLVHPGMVIQGKPEKVLVLGGGEGATIREVLRWKTVDRVVMVDIDGDVVEACREYLPEMHQNAFEDPRTELVVGDALEFLDTTDQKWDVIISDLSDPIEEGPSFKLFTKEYFENIQRVLADDGIFVIQAGPVAPGNLNLHVRIVNTVNAVFPHVQSYTSFIPTYGAPWGFAIASQHPIDPYPQPEKTDEILQQHTVGGMRMFDGTTLLGLFQLPRHLREAIAAETEVYTLSEPPKFFGKGKLS, encoded by the coding sequence ATGGCTGGCAGTGAAGTTCAGGCTGATTTTTGGATGACAGAGTACATCACACCTTGGGATATTTATGCTCACGGGGTGATCGATGTTCTGGCCCATAAAAAAACCCCCTATCAGGAAATGTACATAGTTGAAACTGGGGCTTATGGCAAAGCCCTAGTCCTGGACGGTAAATGGCAGTCTTGCACCGGGGATGAGTTTCTGTATCATGAACCCCTAGTCCATCCGGGGATGGTCATTCAAGGTAAACCAGAGAAGGTTTTAGTCTTAGGTGGCGGCGAGGGAGCGACTATCCGGGAAGTGTTGCGCTGGAAAACTGTTGATCGGGTGGTAATGGTTGATATTGATGGGGATGTAGTGGAGGCGTGCCGCGAATATCTGCCAGAAATGCACCAGAATGCTTTTGAAGACCCCCGGACGGAATTAGTGGTTGGGGATGCGTTGGAGTTTCTCGATACCACCGACCAAAAATGGGATGTGATTATTTCTGATCTATCAGACCCCATTGAGGAAGGACCCTCATTTAAACTGTTTACGAAGGAGTATTTTGAGAATATCCAGCGCGTCCTAGCTGATGATGGGATATTTGTAATTCAAGCTGGCCCGGTGGCTCCCGGAAATTTAAATCTTCACGTTCGCATTGTCAATACAGTTAACGCTGTGTTTCCCCATGTTCAATCCTATACTAGCTTTATCCCCACCTATGGGGCTCCTTGGGGATTTGCGATCGCCTCGCAACACCCCATTGATCCCTATCCTCAACCGGAGAAAACAGATGAAATCCTCCAACAGCATACTGTAGGCGGTATGCGGATGTTTGACGGTACTACCCTGTTAGGACTATTTCAACTTCCCCGACATCTACGAGAGGCGATCGCCGCCGAAACTGAAGTCTACACACTTTCGGAACCTCCTAAATTCTTTGGCAAAGGCAAGTTAAGTTAG
- a CDS encoding MBL fold metallo-hydrolase, with translation MLFRQLFDPETSTYTYLIADTVTKEAALVDPVLEQVDRDLKLLEELELKLRYCLETHIHADHITGTGKLRQLTECLGIVPQKANAACADRYIGDGEVLELGEIKIEAIATPGHTDSHITYLVNGDRILTGDSLLIRGCGRTDFQSGDPGQLYDCIVQKLFTLPENTLVYPGHDYRGHTVSTIQEEKLYNPRLAGKSRQSFIELMNSLNLPDPKKIMAAVPANERCGKVPSLS, from the coding sequence ATGCTATTTCGTCAGCTATTCGACCCGGAAACCAGCACTTATACCTATCTAATTGCTGATACTGTCACCAAGGAAGCAGCCTTAGTCGATCCGGTTCTTGAACAAGTCGATCGCGATCTGAAATTGCTGGAAGAATTGGAATTAAAGTTACGCTATTGTTTAGAAACCCATATTCACGCTGACCATATTACCGGGACGGGGAAACTACGCCAGCTTACCGAATGTCTGGGAATTGTACCCCAAAAGGCTAATGCAGCCTGTGCCGATCGCTACATTGGTGATGGAGAAGTCTTAGAATTAGGGGAGATTAAAATTGAGGCGATCGCTACTCCCGGACACACTGACAGCCATATCACTTATTTGGTAAATGGCGATCGTATTTTAACCGGAGATTCCCTATTAATCCGAGGTTGTGGACGTACTGATTTCCAAAGTGGCGACCCCGGACAACTTTATGATTGCATTGTTCAAAAACTCTTTACACTTCCCGAAAATACTCTAGTTTATCCTGGTCATGACTATCGAGGTCATACAGTTTCCACTATTCAAGAAGAAAAACTTTACAACCCCCGTTTAGCCGGAAAAAGCCGCCAGAGTTTTATTGAATTAATGAATAGTCTCAATCTTCCCGACCCCAAAAAAATTATGGCTGCGGTTCCTGCTAATGAACGCTGCGGAAAAGTTCCCAGTCTTTCCTAA
- a CDS encoding sulfite exporter TauE/SafE family protein, which produces MIILIVGHLLAICIGLSLGLIGGGGSILAVPVLVYIMGIGTREAIAMSLAIVGSVSLLGMLPHWRRGNVNFKTFAVFTPTAMVGAYFGARLASFPGITDTIQMVSFGAIALLASILMISRSNHVPKAVSPSVGKDNSRWWLIPLGGLGVGVITGFVGVGGGFAIVPVLVLLGGIPIKEAIGTSLLIITFNSIAGIIGYLGQVPINWSLTFSMTIAASLGTLGGAYLNQFIDGKRLQKFFGFFVLGIATVVLLQH; this is translated from the coding sequence ATGATTATTTTGATTGTCGGACATCTCCTCGCTATTTGTATTGGTTTGAGTCTGGGTTTAATTGGGGGCGGAGGGTCAATTCTAGCCGTTCCGGTTCTCGTTTATATTATGGGAATAGGGACTAGAGAAGCGATCGCCATGAGTCTAGCCATTGTCGGTTCAGTCAGTTTGCTGGGGATGTTACCCCATTGGCGGCGTGGAAACGTGAATTTTAAGACTTTTGCAGTTTTTACCCCAACAGCCATGGTAGGGGCTTATTTTGGCGCTCGTTTAGCATCTTTTCCTGGGATTACCGATACCATTCAAATGGTCAGTTTTGGGGCGATCGCCTTACTGGCTAGTATATTGATGATTTCCCGCAGTAATCATGTCCCCAAGGCGGTCAGTCCGTCTGTGGGTAAAGACAATTCTCGCTGGTGGTTGATTCCCCTGGGGGGATTAGGCGTAGGTGTAATTACCGGATTTGTCGGGGTTGGGGGTGGATTTGCGATCGTACCAGTATTGGTATTGCTGGGGGGAATTCCGATTAAAGAGGCGATCGGCACTTCCTTATTAATTATCACATTTAACTCTATTGCTGGCATTATCGGCTATTTAGGACAGGTTCCCATCAATTGGTCTCTCACCTTTTCCATGACCATAGCTGCTAGTTTAGGGACTCTCGGCGGCGCTTATTTGAATCAGTTTATTGACGGGAAACGACTACAAAAATTCTTTGGTTTCTTTGTGTTAGGAATTGCGACCGTCGTTTTACTGCAACATTAA